From Plasmodium yoelii strain 17X genome assembly, chromosome: 11, a single genomic window includes:
- a CDS encoding cullin-like protein, putative, translating to MDPSAFKNFPVFYIKNKENVNIDNEQFSSSLRKFEEYIQSCFDFLPFKELKIDSENIFIIKNLFDFFVFYDCDRLICETIENKCKEKTIAFFEDLETKINNNEFKNVETFLNYYVHIWNNFSSVIVHLEDILESFNSYNKITSVNFDTPSYIFTEIWKKYTHDFTKIKNIIISSTSEYLKWDKIFCETKFYQYVCMDIYNDENAKNMLINIDNIKYEQVGIDKCINYSHENYQTDKTNEINFDQKENQPNVINYDIEKDNTNVSIHSSDDTLLLNNSSKKENNNNNFVCKENSTKINEKLLSTVLRIIDILGMYEEFEKVYKNETYAYFKNRVKKSNKMLINEKNKIIDNRLYNFPNEIENYLCHEQMRCRKFLKEETEIDILNMLKELLIVNHKDILYQKEYIDYCIINEKYDSLRILYLFSLNLNITEEFCNLFCNSVETIGVDLINNLINNRNNINILNDNFIQLINFKLNIDRIIIMSFRYSYFFTKKWKEVLEHILNKGDQAEKYMPIILSIYLNNLMMMYNACINKLRKYYILNKEIKNKKYRNNISNPHFLSNTDSVGIVERETDQDSNSKGDQESGVENDNELNNQYSYSDYDNSGNGDKIYMHYHAEKAERAKKVEKVEKLFTMYQDVGKCIMSIVTIVLSLFKYISDKEKFEKYYRIFMCKRLINDNSFNIVLDIKVFKTLKKECGQQFTKKIESILKDMKITSKIVKRFYNEMPHNSIKLLKKKKYFVNIIFNEIWDYNKLENSVIYPESVKMCNDYFLKYYKRYNKSKNITFLPLFGLCTLKVNFSRITKKKEYSRWQADILQLLEKNDSNKNSVKSESDNNLFCKKKKKKKIYITVTIIQALCLLQFNKNLEYTINELSDMTGISIDNILCYLKSIYSDGETQILIYDEINKIFKVNSQFKSKKKHLVVDYADTTYKDNTNIPALTQENMENEDISLHIDAAIVKFLKVEGKASQMNICEYIKKKMNISSNEQITNRVSSLVNREFIFFQNDLYHYEL from the exons ATGGATCCAAGTGCTTTTAAAAATTTCccagttttttatattaaaaataaag AAAATGTTAACATAGACAATGAGCAATTTTCGAGTAGCTTAAGAAAGTTTGAAGAATATATCCAAAGTTGTTTCGACTTTTTACCGTTTAAAGAGCTAAAGATAGATagtgaaaatatatttataattaaaaatttattcgatttttttgttttttatgaTTGTGATAGATTAATATGTGAAAcaattgaaaataaatgtaaGGAAAAAACAATTGCCTTTTTTGAAGATTTAGAaactaaaataaataataatgaatttaaaaatgtggaaacttttttaaattattatgtccATATATGGAACAATTTTTCGTCAGTTATAGTTCATTTAGAAGACATATTAGAATCATTCAATTCTTATAATAAGATTACATCTGTTAACTTTGATACTCcttcttatatatttactgAAATATGGAAAAAGTATACTCAtgattttacaaaaataaaaaatattataatatcaaGTACTtctgaatatttaaaatggGATAAAATTTTTTGTGAAACCAAATTTTATCAATACGTATgtatggatatatataatgatgaaaacgcaaaaaatatgttaataaatatagacaatataaaatatgagcAAGTTGGTATTGATAAATGTATTAATTATTCTCATGAAAATTACCAAACTGATAAAACTAATGAAATTAACTTTGATCAAAAAGAAAATCAACCCAATGTAATAAACTATGATATAGAAAAGGACAACACAAATGTGTCTATACATTCTTCAGATGATACATtacttttaaataattcttctaaaaaagaaaataataataataattttgtttgtaAAGAAAATtctacaaaaataaatgagaAACTACTTTCTACTGTACTAAgaataatagatattctaGGAATGTATGAAGAATTTGAAAAAGTGTATAAAAACGAAACATATGCATACTTTAAAAATAGggtaaaaaaaagtaataaaatgttaataaatgaaaaaaataaaatcatagATAATcgattatataattttccaaATGAAATAGAGAATTATTTATGTCATGAACAAATGAGATGTCGCAAGTTTTTAAAAGAAGAAACAGAAAtagatattttaaatatgttaaaagAGCTTTTAATAGTAAACCATAAGGATATACTATATCAAAAAGAGTATATAGATTATTGTataattaatgaaaaatatgactCATTaagaattttatatttattttctctaaatttaaatataactgaagaattttgtaatttattttgtaacTCCGTTGAAACTATAGGTGTtgatttaattaataatttaattaataatagaaataatataaatatattaaatgataattttatacaattaataaattttaaattaaatattgataggattattattatgtcatttagatattcatatttttttacaaaaaaatggaaagaaGTACTtgaacatattttaaataaaggTGATCAGGCTGAAAAATACATGCCAATTATACTTAGCATATATCTAAACAATTTAATGATGATGTATAATGCATGTATAAATAAGcttagaaaatattatatattaaataaggaaataaaaaataaaaaatatcgaaATAATATTAGTAACCCACATTTTTTAAGTAATACAGATAGTGTTGGAATAGTAGAAAGAGAAACCGATCAAGACTCTAATAGTAAGGGGGATCAAGAATCTGGTGttgaaaatgataatgagTTAAATAACCAATATAGTTATTCAGATTATGACAACAGTGGAAATGgtgataaaatttatatgcaTTACCATGCAGAAAAGGCTGAAAGAGCTAAAAAGGTTGAAAAGGTTGAAAAATTGTTCACAATGTATCAAGACGTTGGAAAGTGTATTATGAGTATAGTAACTATTGTGCTTAgtctttttaaatatataagtgACAAagaaaaatttgaaaaatattatcgTATTTTTATGTGTAAACGATTAATAAATGACAATTCATTTAACATTGTGTTAGATATTAAAGTTTTTAAAACTCTTAAAAAAGAATGTGGTCAACAatttactaaaaaaatagaaagtATTTTAAAAGATATGAAAATTACATCAAAAATAGTTAAACGATTTTACAACGAAATGCCTCATAAttcaataaaattattaaagaaaaaaaaatattttgtaaatatcatttttaatgaaATTTGGGATTATAATAAACTTGAAAATAGTGTTATCTATCCAGAATCTGTAAAAATGTGTAATGATTATTTTCTTAAATATTATAAGCGCTATAATAAATCCAAAAATATCACATTTTTGCCTCTATTTGGGTTGTGCACATTAAAAGTAAATTTTAGTAGAAtaaccaaaaaaaaagaatattcaCGATGGCAAGCTGATATTTTACAGCTtcttgaaaaaaatgattcaAATAAGAACAGTGTTAAATCAGAAAGTgacaataatttattttgcaaaaaaaaaaaaaaaaaaaaaatttatattactgTAACAATTATCCAAGCACTTTGCCTACttcaatttaataaaaatttggaaTATACTATAAATGAATTAAGCGATATGACAGGTATATCAattgataatatattatgcTATTTAAAATCTATTTACTCGGATGGAGAAACacaaatattaatttatgatgaaataaataaaatatttaaggTCAATTCacaatttaaatcaaaaaaaaaacatttagtAGTAGATTATGCTGATACAACGTATAAAGATAATACAAATATCCCTGCATTAACACAAGAAAATATGGAGAATGAAGATATAAGTCTACATATCGATGCAGCTAttgttaaatttttaaaagtaGAAGGAAAAGCATCACAAATGAATATATgtgaatatattaaaaaaaaaatgaatatttctTCCAATGAACAAATTACAAATAGAGTATCTTCATTGGTAAATAgagaatttatattttttcaaaatgatCTTTATCATTACGAACTATAA
- a CDS encoding phosphatidylinositol/phosphatidylcholine transfer protein, putative: MSVGQDVQLLKLDTLAKRFEEKINTLKGLLKGKNVKIEDSILIRYILSYGDKTEELVNAVTRAVEWRKENIEPILKNDKLYFKNNDIIFPIRVKPYYFLIRKTLAACAHKYTLDNQPVVIGRLKLCNFTFLLDNVPEDIIIDYIVYSNEHEFSICNKQSKKHNYICRTYRFIDLKGFALRQFDKRFLKIFASTSKLSEFLHPQLVFNTYLINAPSYIRITIETLKAFGISRRTLNKLKIPKMIESIEPADCEWFNTIMDKKDIPSYLGGLCKCKNGCIPGFKNDQENMEEFNLNDVKAEIKKQFSKINNPERNTNSQNKNKK, from the exons atgaGTGTTGGGCAAGATGTACAGTTACTTAAGCTTGACACATTGGCAAAACGTTTtgaggaaaaaataaatacctTAAAAGGATtattaaaaggaaaaaatgtaaaaatagaagattcaattttaattagatatattttatcttatGGAGACAAAACAGAGGAATTAGTTAACGCAGTTACAAGAGCTGTTGAATGGAGAAAAGAAAACATAGAGCCAATACTAAAGaatgataaattatattttaaaaataatgatattatatttccgATTCGAGTTAaaccatattattttttaatacgaAAAACATTAGCAGCATGTGCCCACAAATATACTTTAGATAACCAACCGGTTGTTATTGGTcgattaaaattatgtaattttacatttttattagatAATGTTCCAGAAGATATTATAATAGACTATATCGTATATTCAAATGAACATGAATTTTCAATATGTAATAAACAAAGTAAAAAAcacaattatatatgcaGGACATATAGATTTATTGATTTAAAGGGTTTTGCCCTTAGGCAATTTGATAAAcgatttttaaaaatttttgcAAGTACATCAAAATTATCTGAATTTCTTCACCCCCAACTAGTTTTCAATACA TACTTAATAAATGCCCCATCCTATATAAGGATTACAATTGAAACATTAAAGGCCTTTGGGATTAGTAGGAGAACCTTAAATAAATTGAAAATACCCAAAATGATAGAAAGCATAGAACCTGCAGATTGCGAATGGTTCAATACGATAATGGATAAAAAA GATATACCGTCATATCTCGGTGGATTGTGTAAGTGTAAAAATGGATGTATACCTGGATTCAAGAATGATCAAGAAAATATGGAAGAATTCAACCTAAATGATGTAAAAgcagaaataaaaaaacaattttcaaaaataaacaatCCCGAACGTAATACAAATtcccaaaataaaaataaaaaatga
- a CDS encoding CPW-WPC family protein, whose translation MKVSSPFFLFFFVSIIWLKMSNCYESPRFTSLNTKENKDISKDMEELNAINDELINNEKEDEDDDDEESEGFDGSDFNDLAHESLEQAEEQATIDLENSEIENILDKEIYRIIQERLKKLWYIGKCRRDYSNLCPLGWKISEYDTGLCIPPETYEGQCRSIDFSNSKDVDKELFAWKCEVQWPCINSPKLKIMGKCPFRWTLVGNSLCIAPNDYVGKCSPAMDFSNYDYEHRARWANDCNAEWSSLPKSFIKNGQEIKTSTYGFGGPVEENGHVLKIVH comes from the exons ATGAAAGTTTCTTCACCTTTTTTTCTGTTCTTTTTTGTCTCCATAATTTGGTTAAAAATGTCTAATTGCTACGAATCCCCTAGATTTACTAGTCTCAATACAAAAGAGAATAAAGACATATCAAA GGATATGGAAGAATTAAATGCAATTAATGACGaattaattaataatgaaaagGAAGATGAAGATGATGACGATGAGGAAAGCGAGGGTTTCGATGGGTCTGACTTCAATGACCTAGCACATGAAAGTCTTGAACAG GCTGAGGAACAAGCAACAATTGATCTTGAAAATTCTGAAATAGAAAATATCTTGGATAAAg aAATTTACAGAATAATCCAAGAGAgattgaaaaaattatg GTATATTGGAAAATGCCGAAGGGATTATTCTAATTTATGTCCTTTag gATGGAAAATATCAGAATATGATACAGGTCTTTGTATCCCTCCTGAAACATACGAAGGACA gTGTAGATCTATAGACTTCTCGAATAGTAAAGATGTCGATAAAGAGTTGTTCGCATGGAAATGTGAAGTACAATGGCCATGTATAAATT CACCAAAGTTAAAGATCATGGGGAAATGCCCATTCAGATGGACCCTCGTAGGGAATAGCTTATGCATAGCACCTAAT GACTATGTTGGGAAATGCTCACCAGCTATGGACTTTTCAAATTATGATTATGAGCATCGAGCTAGATGGGCTAAtgatt gTAATGCTGAGTGGAGCTCATTGCCTAAATCATTTATCAAAAATGGCCAGGAAATAAAAACCTCAACATACGGATTTGGGGGTCCTGTAGAAGAAAACGGACAcgttttaaaaattgttcattaa
- a CDS encoding secreted ookinete protein, putative, producing the protein MKYFFVSIYLFFCCFFYNNFVLNEKIIPISPAGRNKLKKNIEHDDDFKINIHAPVEDTQEVLESLDSLMRVEEIQRKVDEEEFMNTKQRLLKVHKKRIQDILASAFEPLHDFLPNPLQYLITKDVHSYLKSLEE; encoded by the exons ATGAAGTACTTTTTTGTTTCAatctatttgtttttttgttgttttttctataataattttgttctaaatgaaaaaattattccCATAAGCCCT gCTGGCCgcaataaattaaaaaaaaatattgaacaCGATGACGATTTCAAAATAAACATACac GCCCCGGTTGAAGATACACAAGAAGTACTTGAATCTTTGGATTCCTTAATGAGGGTCGAAGAAATTCAAAGAAAAGTCGATGAAGAAGAGTTTATGAACACTAAACAAAGATTATTAAAAGTCCACAAAAAAAGAATTCA GGACATTCTTGCGTCAGCATTTGAACCTCTTCATGACTTTTTACCAAATCCATTACAATATTTAATCACTAAAG ATGTTCATTCATATCTAAAGAGCTTGGAAGAATGA